The following coding sequences lie in one Anticarsia gemmatalis isolate Benzon Research Colony breed Stoneville strain chromosome 16, ilAntGemm2 primary, whole genome shotgun sequence genomic window:
- the Arf4 gene encoding ADP-ribosylation factor 2, whose protein sequence is MGLTISSVFTKLFGKKQMRILMVGLDAAGKTTILYKLKLGEIVTTIPTIGFNVETVEYKNISFTVWDVGGQDKIRPLWRHYYQNTQGLIFVVDSSDTKRIAEAENELANMLKEDELRDAVILVFANKQDMPNAMTAAELTNALNLNNLRNRRWYIQATCATQGQGLYEGLDWLSNELAKK, encoded by the exons atgGGTCTTACGATATCAAGTGTCTTTACGAAGCTTTTCGGCAAAAAACAAATGCGTATCCTTATGG TTGGGCTTGATGCCGCTGGAAAAACTACCATACTTTATAAACTTAAGTTGGGAGAGATCGTGACTACTATTCCAACGATCGGTTTCAACGTGGAAACAGTAGAGTACAAAAACATTAGTTTTACTGTATGGGACGTTGGCGGTCAGGACAAGATCAGACCGTTGTGGCGTCACTATTACCAGAACACACAGGGGCTGATTTTCGTAGTAGATTCTAGCGACACAAAGAGAATAGCAGAAGCTGAAAATGAGCTGGCTAATATG TTAAAAGAAGATGAACTAAGAGATGCTGTGATCCTAGTGTTTGCCAACAAACAAGACATGCCCAATGCAATGACTGCAGCTGAACTCACAAATGCCCTCAACTTAAACAATCTAAGAAATCGCCGC tGGTACATCCAGGCAACTTGTGCAACACAGGGACAGGGACTGTATGAAGGTTTGGACTGGCTCTCCAATGAGTTGGCGAAGAAGTGA